In one window of Musa acuminata AAA Group cultivar baxijiao chromosome BXJ3-2, Cavendish_Baxijiao_AAA, whole genome shotgun sequence DNA:
- the LOC135631963 gene encoding serotonin N-acetyltransferase 2, chloroplastic-like, with protein sequence MQSHGVLLPLRGPSSSLSLSRHLRRQLTLTSFHSSKASTRPRSLLLPVASAAFTVSDGELETRGFRVRRSSDGLDVAALNDVFARVGFPRRDPDRLRRALGHAGGAVVWVEESKRGGGPGKPVAFARATGDGVFNAVVWDVVVEPSLQGMGLGRAVMERLVADLRRSGVSNIALYAEPRVVGFYRPLGFAADPDGIKGMVYSRRNQKKR encoded by the coding sequence ATGCAATCCCACGGCGTCCTCCTCCCCCTCCGCGGCCCCTCGTCGTCCCTCTCCCTCTCGCGCCACCTCCGTCGCCAGCTCACCCTCACTTCTTTTCACTCGTCCAAAGCCTCGACCAGACCCCGCAGCCTCCTCCTCCCCGTCGCCTCCGCCGCCTTCACCGTGTCCGACGGCGAGCTCGAGACCCGCGGCTTCCGCGTCCGGCGGAGCTCGGACGGCCTCGACGTGGCCGCCCTCAACGACGTGTTCGCCCGGGTGGGGTTCCCCCGGCGGGACCCTGACCGGCTCCGCCGCGCTCTCGGCCACGCCGGCGGCGCGGTGGTGTGGGTGGAGGAGTCCAAGAGGGGCGGTGGGCCAGGGAAGCCGGTGGCGTTCGCGCGGGCGACAGGGGACGGGGTGTTCAACGCGGTGGTGTGGGATGTGGTGGTGGAGCCGTCGCTGCAGGGGATGGGGCTTGGCCGGGCGGTGATGGAGCGTCTCGTGGCCGACCTCCGACGCAGTGGCGTTTCCAACATCGCCCTCTACGCCGAGCCCCGCGTGGTGGGCTTCTACCGCCCCCTCGGCTTCGCCGCCGACCCCGACGGCATCAAGGGGATGGTCTACTCCCGCAGGAACCAGAAGAAGAGATAG